One Spiroplasma endosymbiont of Cantharis nigra DNA segment encodes these proteins:
- a CDS encoding Asp23/Gls24 family envelope stress response protein, whose amino-acid sequence MINKTILDSISNAVVTVPGVASFANYAAKSEFELKTEDIAKAVEMVSTDTMDRVKVHIILINGVNIRDVVSEVQIRVKYELEKLSQFVRNYIVDIAVDDLIVV is encoded by the coding sequence ATGATAAATAAAACTATTTTAGATTCTATATCAAATGCTGTTGTTACAGTACCTGGAGTAGCATCATTTGCAAATTATGCAGCTAAATCAGAATTTGAATTAAAAACTGAAGATATTGCAAAGGCCGTAGAGATGGTTTCAACTGATACAATGGACAGAGTGAAAGTACATATTATTTTAATCAATGGAGTTAACATACGAGACGTTGTTAGTGAAGTTCAAATACGTGTAAAGTATGAATTAGAAAAGCTTTCTCAGTTCGTGCGAAATTATATAGTTGATATTGCAGTAGATGATCTTATTGTCGTTTAG
- a CDS encoding thiamine diphosphokinase, giving the protein MKDKALIVISETNINLKIFEKTHLIIGIERGCLDLIKKDINIDIAMSDFDQVTQEELEIIKSKAKKFIAFNPEKDYLDGIAAIHYLHDKEIKDITMIVNPSKRYDMNLTIIDYVFNHNVKIFNEKSVIFKLNSGKNIVDFNKYQDFTYISLFSLKNNEITIKGMKYEVKNIELKAFNSLAYSNQFLPYVDPEISIKEEVMIILTK; this is encoded by the coding sequence TTGAAGGATAAAGCACTAATTGTTATTTCAGAAACTAACATTAACTTAAAAATTTTTGAAAAAACTCATTTAATTATTGGAATTGAAAGAGGATGTCTAGATTTAATAAAAAAAGACATTAATATAGATATTGCAATGTCTGATTTTGATCAAGTAACTCAAGAAGAATTGGAAATTATAAAGTCAAAAGCAAAAAAATTTATAGCTTTTAACCCTGAAAAAGATTATTTAGATGGAATAGCAGCAATTCATTATTTACATGATAAAGAGATAAAAGATATTACAATGATAGTTAATCCATCAAAAAGATATGATATGAACTTAACTATTATTGATTACGTATTTAACCATAATGTAAAAATATTTAATGAAAAATCAGTTATTTTTAAATTAAATTCTGGTAAAAATATTGTAGATTTTAATAAATATCAAGATTTTACATATATTTCATTATTTAGTCTGAAAAATAATGAAATCACTATTAAAGGCATGAAATATGAAGTAAAAAACATTGAGTTAAAGGCTTTTAATTCTTTGGCTTATTCAAATCAATTTTTACCATATGTAGATCCTGAAATTTCAATAAAAGAGGAAGTTATGATTATTTTGACAAAATAA
- the rsgA gene encoding ribosome small subunit-dependent GTPase A, giving the protein MNKGIILKILSEYAYVFFENELYECKATGKIRHSNQKPTTGDYVNFEFTDKQNFKGSLTEILKRKNELYRPRIANIDQVVIITSLREPILNTYTLNKYLFFLETLNLKPVLAFTKADLTNNEDEEIKKAKLYETIGYEVYLINNMIDTDKNWNNFLKCLENKTSVFTGQTGAGKSTTLNHIIPNAFEKTQEISKALNRGKHTTTKNELFIYKNSLIGDTPGFSSFEYKEVSKENIALSINFFKDQNCKFNNCLHLNNTPGCKVIEAVKNKKFPEFIYNDYVKIQLEIENQRRKY; this is encoded by the coding sequence ATGAATAAAGGAATTATTTTAAAAATATTAAGTGAGTATGCATATGTATTTTTTGAAAATGAATTATACGAATGTAAAGCAACAGGAAAAATAAGACATAGCAATCAAAAACCAACAACAGGAGATTATGTAAATTTTGAATTTACTGACAAACAAAATTTTAAAGGATCCTTAACTGAAATTTTAAAGAGAAAAAATGAACTTTACAGACCTAGAATAGCAAATATAGATCAAGTAGTCATTATAACTTCTTTAAGAGAGCCAATTTTGAACACTTATACTCTTAATAAATATTTGTTTTTTCTTGAAACGCTTAATTTAAAACCAGTTTTAGCTTTTACAAAAGCGGATTTAACAAATAATGAAGATGAAGAAATTAAAAAGGCTAAGCTGTATGAAACTATTGGTTATGAGGTCTATTTAATAAACAATATGATTGATACTGATAAAAACTGAAATAATTTTTTAAAGTGTTTGGAGAATAAAACTTCTGTTTTTACAGGGCAAACTGGCGCTGGAAAATCAACAACTTTAAATCATATTATTCCAAATGCTTTTGAAAAAACACAAGAAATTTCAAAAGCTTTAAATAGAGGTAAACATACAACAACAAAAAATGAGTTATTTATTTATAAAAACTCATTAATTGGTGATACACCAGGTTTTTCTTCTTTTGAGTATAAGGAAGTTAGTAAGGAAAACATTGCTTTAAGCATTAATTTTTTTAAAGACCAAAACTGTAAATTTAATAATTGCTTGCATTTGAACAACACACCAGGTTGTAAAGTTATTGAAGCAGTTAAAAATAAAAAATTTCCAGAATTTATATATAATGATTATGTAAAAATTCAGTTGGAAATTGAAAATCAAAGGAGAAAATATTAA
- the rpmB gene encoding 50S ribosomal protein L28, producing the protein MARKDGLTGKGPLSGNSRSHAMNASKRKWNLNLQKVQVMDENGKVMTLKVSARTLRTLKRNNQLAK; encoded by the coding sequence ATGGCAAGAAAAGACGGTTTAACAGGTAAAGGTCCTTTGTCAGGTAATTCAAGATCACACGCTATGAATGCCAGCAAAAGAAAATGAAACCTTAATTTACAGAAAGTTCAAGTAATGGATGAAAATGGTAAAGTTATGACTTTAAAAGTTTCAGCAAGAACACTTAGAACTTTAAAAAGAAATAATCAATTAGCAAAATAA
- a CDS encoding ribulose-phosphate 3-epimerase has product MAKFIVAPSILTANFLDLKSDLDKLKEAKIKWIHYDVMDYNFVPNLSFGPKILTDIVNNYNFKMDLHLMVKIENISVKEYLKPFLVKNVKQITVHFEALTKKQILEFLDFCNINNISASISINPNTNVFKIKKYLPKIKNVLVMSVNPGFGGQSFISNSLDKIQKLKALKDENNYSYLIQVDGGINEETYQLVQKAGVDVIVAGSYLVGSSVKNLKERVAKLEG; this is encoded by the coding sequence ATGGCAAAATTTATTGTAGCTCCAAGCATTTTAACTGCTAACTTTTTAGATTTAAAATCAGATTTAGATAAGTTAAAGGAAGCAAAAATTAAATGAATTCATTATGATGTTATGGATTATAATTTTGTTCCGAATTTATCTTTTGGCCCAAAAATACTAACAGATATAGTTAATAATTATAATTTCAAAATGGACTTACATTTAATGGTTAAAATTGAAAATATTTCTGTTAAGGAATACCTTAAACCATTTCTTGTAAAAAATGTAAAGCAAATCACAGTACATTTTGAAGCTCTAACTAAAAAGCAAATCTTGGAATTTTTAGATTTCTGTAATATTAACAATATAAGTGCTTCTATTTCAATAAATCCAAATACTAATGTTTTTAAAATTAAAAAATACTTACCTAAAATCAAAAATGTTTTAGTAATGAGCGTTAATCCTGGATTTGGTGGGCAATCATTTATTTCTAATTCTTTGGACAAAATCCAAAAATTAAAGGCGTTAAAAGATGAAAATAATTACTCTTATTTAATTCAAGTTGATGGAGGAATAAATGAAGAAACTTATCAACTTGTTCAAAAAGCTGGAGTTGATGTAATTGTGGCAGGAAGTTATTTAGTTGGTTCTTCTGTAAAAAATTTAAAAGAAAGGGTAGCTAAACTTGAAGGATAA
- a CDS encoding DAK2 domain-containing protein: MKDTQILKGMITSGVNNLYNNYPHIDKLNVFPVPDGDTGTNMNLTCTNGFVEIEKEEFTNVGSLMSKFSRGLIMGARGNSGVIFSQIIKGFSNGMKDKEKLDLDTWKESFAKAKDVAYAAVMKPVEGTILTVIRETSEYVSSLVEEQAPNDFWEGLVKAANKSLDNTPELLPALKEVGVVDSGGYGLVKFFEGMQYFVKKLKPISKLKKLEENTGSNIEMSIEEEFGYCTEAIVMLNEEFIDKLKIDTVRDTFEQYGNSSIVAVMDGDILKVHTHALMPGQVLSYLQQFGEFKNIKVENMTLQADKHVANTIETSARVTAQQQRKLKNDVATIAVVRSKGIQNYFKNDLSLDYVIDGGPKMNPSTNDFMKAIQAVDAKTVYIFPNDSNVLLAAKQAKELEKMSKIVVIETKTIPQGITAYLNLDIEDTPKKNESNINKAIKNIVSVSINKAARDATIEGVNIKAGEYMMMADKKITISAKTLKDVFYKSLSKFITAKTEILTIFTGQDASFKDINDLRKYLDENYDVEYEVVDGQQEVYSFIIGIE; the protein is encoded by the coding sequence ATGAAAGATACACAAATTTTAAAAGGTATGATAACTAGTGGGGTTAATAATTTATATAACAATTATCCTCATATAGATAAACTAAATGTTTTTCCTGTACCTGATGGTGATACAGGAACAAATATGAATTTAACTTGTACCAATGGATTTGTTGAAATTGAAAAAGAGGAGTTTACTAATGTGGGCTCATTAATGAGCAAATTTTCTAGAGGCCTAATAATGGGTGCTAGAGGAAATTCTGGTGTTATCTTCTCTCAAATCATTAAGGGTTTCTCTAATGGAATGAAAGATAAAGAAAAACTTGATTTAGATACTTGAAAGGAATCTTTTGCAAAAGCAAAAGATGTTGCATATGCAGCAGTTATGAAACCAGTTGAAGGTACTATTTTAACTGTAATTCGTGAAACTAGTGAATATGTAAGTTCTCTTGTTGAAGAGCAAGCACCAAATGACTTTTGAGAAGGACTTGTTAAAGCTGCTAATAAATCTTTAGATAATACTCCAGAGCTATTACCTGCTTTAAAAGAAGTTGGCGTTGTAGATAGTGGTGGATATGGTTTAGTTAAGTTTTTTGAAGGAATGCAATATTTTGTTAAAAAATTAAAACCAATATCAAAATTAAAAAAATTAGAAGAAAATACAGGCTCAAATATTGAGATGTCAATTGAAGAGGAATTTGGTTATTGTACAGAAGCAATTGTTATGCTAAATGAAGAATTCATTGATAAGTTAAAAATTGATACAGTAAGAGATACTTTTGAACAATATGGAAATTCATCAATTGTTGCAGTTATGGATGGAGATATTTTAAAAGTGCATACACATGCATTAATGCCGGGACAAGTATTATCTTATTTACAACAATTTGGAGAATTTAAAAATATTAAAGTTGAAAATATGACTTTACAAGCGGATAAACATGTAGCAAATACTATAGAGACTTCAGCAAGAGTTACTGCTCAACAACAACGTAAATTAAAAAATGATGTTGCTACAATAGCAGTTGTGAGATCAAAAGGAATTCAAAATTACTTTAAAAATGATTTAAGTTTAGATTATGTTATTGATGGTGGTCCAAAGATGAATCCTTCAACAAATGATTTTATGAAGGCAATTCAAGCTGTTGATGCAAAAACTGTGTACATTTTCCCTAATGATTCAAATGTATTGTTGGCAGCAAAACAAGCAAAAGAATTAGAAAAAATGTCAAAAATAGTTGTTATTGAAACTAAAACAATTCCACAAGGAATTACTGCATATTTAAATCTTGATATTGAAGATACTCCTAAAAAGAATGAATCAAATATTAATAAGGCTATTAAAAATATTGTTTCAGTTTCAATTAATAAAGCAGCAAGAGATGCTACAATTGAGGGTGTAAATATTAAAGCTGGAGAATATATGATGATGGCAGATAAAAAAATTACAATATCAGCTAAAACTTTAAAAGATGTTTTCTATAAATCATTGTCAAAATTTATTACTGCAAAAACTGAGATTTTAACAATATTTACAGGTCAAGATGCATCATTTAAAGACATTAATGATCTTCGTAAATATCTTGATGAGAATTATGATGTAGAATATGAAGTTGTTGATGGACAGCAAGAAGTATATTCATTCATTATCGGTATAGAATAA
- a CDS encoding serine/threonine-protein kinase, with protein MSKYEPGSLINERYEVISQLGKGGMASVFKAYDIITRNIVAVKVVAPEIVVKPVGQERFDIEKEAFAKLGSNAYVVKLFDIIQNGDEWFIILECVEGGTLKDKFQDFGSMTLKEIKYYFSRICDALSEAHKLGIIHRDIKPDNVLLTQAGDVKLGDFGISVMEGKSSEINKAIGTPKYMPPEIIAAQGPSPKSDIYSLGIMLYEISTGVAPFTAKEAPKIAAKHLKETPTSPKLINPSIPQSLENLILKMIEKEPENRFNNIDEVKNELLKIKKADNPKPYIYHKKVTLVMNDGKRKLQVGNTLDKLPSIAKTKFTAIFLIVIISLIVLFVLLMVL; from the coding sequence ATGAGTAAATATGAACCAGGATCGTTAATAAATGAAAGATATGAAGTTATTAGTCAACTAGGAAAAGGTGGAATGGCCTCTGTATTTAAAGCATATGATATTATTACAAGAAATATAGTCGCAGTTAAAGTTGTAGCTCCAGAAATTGTTGTTAAACCTGTAGGACAAGAAAGATTTGATATTGAAAAGGAAGCTTTTGCAAAGTTGGGATCTAATGCATATGTTGTTAAACTTTTTGATATTATACAAAATGGTGATGAGTGATTTATTATTTTGGAATGTGTTGAAGGGGGAACTCTAAAAGATAAGTTTCAAGATTTTGGTTCAATGACACTTAAAGAGATAAAATATTATTTTTCAAGAATTTGTGATGCTCTATCAGAAGCTCATAAATTAGGGATAATACATAGAGATATTAAACCAGATAATGTTTTATTAACTCAAGCAGGAGATGTGAAATTAGGTGACTTTGGAATTTCTGTTATGGAAGGTAAATCATCAGAAATTAATAAAGCTATTGGAACTCCTAAGTATATGCCCCCAGAAATAATTGCAGCACAAGGACCATCTCCAAAAAGTGATATATATTCACTTGGTATTATGTTATATGAGATATCTACAGGAGTGGCACCCTTTACTGCAAAAGAAGCTCCCAAAATTGCAGCAAAACACTTAAAAGAAACTCCAACGAGTCCAAAATTAATTAATCCTTCAATTCCACAAAGTCTTGAAAATCTAATTTTAAAAATGATAGAAAAAGAACCTGAAAATAGATTTAATAATATTGATGAAGTAAAAAATGAATTATTAAAAATAAAAAAAGCAGATAATCCTAAACCATATATTTATCATAAAAAAGTAACTTTAGTTATGAACGATGGTAAAAGAAAACTTCAAGTAGGAAATACTTTGGATAAACTGCCAAGTATTGCCAAGACAAAATTTACAGCGATATTTTTAATAGTTATAATTTCACTTATTGTTTTATTTGTTTTGCTAATGGTACTATAA